The following coding sequences lie in one Mesorhizobium sp. DCY119 genomic window:
- a CDS encoding carbohydrate ABC transporter permease, with amino-acid sequence MKRTFGQALSLYGGLLLIALLICMPFWWVITGSIKLPREIIQRVPTMIPESFTLQHFEKLLQASDFPVYLINSLIVASFSTAFTVLLALPAAYAFFRMEFPGRNALYRTILLAYAFPGVVVLIPLYGLFAKVGLIDSPVALVVVNVAFALPFSIWMMRSFLATIPREIEEAAVVDGAPTTTILVRILMPLIAPGIASVAIFAFISSWTEYLFASVLIVSDARRTIPVGFAGIIGQYQIDWGLLLAGATAAIIPVVALFALVGRWFVSGLTDGAVK; translated from the coding sequence ATGAAACGCACATTCGGACAGGCGCTGTCGCTCTATGGCGGGCTTTTGCTGATCGCGCTTCTGATCTGCATGCCGTTCTGGTGGGTCATCACCGGCTCGATCAAACTGCCGCGTGAGATCATCCAGCGCGTACCGACGATGATCCCGGAGAGCTTTACGCTGCAGCATTTCGAGAAGCTGCTGCAGGCGTCGGACTTCCCGGTCTATCTCATCAACAGCCTCATCGTCGCCTCGTTCTCGACGGCGTTCACGGTGCTGCTGGCTCTGCCAGCGGCCTATGCCTTTTTCCGCATGGAATTTCCCGGCCGCAATGCGCTCTACCGCACGATCCTGCTCGCCTATGCCTTCCCCGGCGTCGTCGTGCTGATCCCACTTTACGGCCTGTTCGCCAAGGTCGGGCTGATCGACAGCCCGGTGGCGCTGGTTGTCGTCAATGTCGCCTTCGCGCTGCCCTTCTCGATCTGGATGATGCGCTCCTTCCTTGCCACCATCCCGCGCGAGATCGAGGAAGCAGCAGTGGTCGACGGTGCGCCGACGACCACCATTCTCGTGCGCATCCTGATGCCGTTGATCGCGCCGGGCATCGCCAGCGTCGCGATCTTTGCCTTCATCTCGTCGTGGACCGAATATCTGTTCGCTTCGGTGCTGATCGTGTCGGATGCGCGGCGCACCATTCCCGTCGGCTTTGCCGGCATCATCGGCCAGTATCAGATCGACTGGGGCCTGCTGCTTGCCGGCGCCACAGCCGCGATCATTCCGGTCGTCGCCCTCTTCGCCCTTGTCGGCCGCTGGTTCGTTTCCGGCCTGAC